Proteins encoded together in one Thermoplasmatales archaeon BRNA1 window:
- a CDS encoding putative methanogenesis marker protein 8: MADRHVMEVLGMATVVVSDGKIVEMRPPVLRYCPMFNKMRNIETIDEDAVRQNIEFRIRDFGLFTEDRVVRAPDIVTFGVSEILNKAIRDGKIDAAVIVADGCGSAVVTDPEVLQGLCGRISGIIETSPLNVVLDAVGRDNVVDPRTTPIDQAAGAALAFSKGFRKFAVTVSRPLDALAIRKAFGDSAVIVGVHTSTLNRKQAEMLFDNCDFTTACASGPIREIMMSRKDVLIAGNKVQIVAITDFGKDLVGSKLESLGKTFWNGTPERDDPRPLL; this comes from the coding sequence ATGGCGGACAGGCACGTCATGGAGGTGCTCGGGATGGCGACCGTGGTCGTCTCCGACGGGAAGATCGTCGAGATGAGACCGCCCGTCCTGAGATACTGCCCGATGTTCAACAAGATGAGGAATATCGAGACCATCGACGAGGATGCCGTCCGCCAGAACATAGAGTTCCGCATCAGGGACTTCGGCCTCTTTACCGAGGACCGCGTGGTCCGCGCCCCGGACATCGTCACGTTCGGGGTGTCGGAGATCCTGAACAAGGCGATCAGAGACGGTAAGATAGACGCGGCGGTAATTGTGGCCGACGGCTGCGGTTCCGCCGTCGTCACCGATCCGGAGGTCCTGCAGGGTCTTTGCGGGAGGATCTCCGGAATAATCGAGACTTCACCTCTGAACGTCGTCCTTGATGCCGTCGGAAGGGACAATGTCGTGGATCCCCGCACGACACCCATCGACCAGGCCGCGGGTGCGGCCCTGGCATTCTCGAAGGGATTCAGGAAATTCGCAGTCACCGTCTCCAGGCCCCTGGACGCCCTCGCCATCCGGAAGGCCTTCGGCGATTCCGCCGTGATCGTCGGGGTGCACACCAGCACCCTCAACAGGAAACAGGCGGAGATGCTCTTCGACAACTGCGATTTCACCACGGCCTGCGCATCCGGCCCCATTAGGGAGATCATGATGTCCAGAAAGGACGTCCTCATCGCCGGTAACAAGGTGCAGATTGTGGCGATAACCGATTTCGGCAAGGATCTCGTGGGTTCCAAACTCGAATCCCTGGGGAAAACGTTCTGGAACGGCACCCCCGAGAGGGACGATCCCCGGCCCCTTCTCTGA
- a CDS encoding putative PilT protein, translating into MGINLDAQVRNVLGDVRFVVPGPLIGELKHLTETNRHAKPALALARTKEIVQCDSFGDDAVIEVAEREHGYILTNDKELRRRARKQLIPLLFLRSNTHLELETY; encoded by the coding sequence ATGGGCATCAACCTGGATGCCCAGGTGCGCAATGTTCTCGGGGACGTGCGTTTCGTCGTTCCCGGCCCCCTCATCGGGGAGCTCAAGCACCTCACGGAGACCAACAGGCACGCCAAGCCCGCCCTGGCACTTGCCAGGACAAAGGAGATCGTGCAGTGCGATTCCTTCGGCGACGATGCTGTCATCGAGGTCGCCGAGAGGGAGCACGGGTACATCCTCACCAACGACAAGGAGCTGAGGAGAAGAGCCAGAAAGCAGCTCATTCCACTCCTGTTCCTGCGCTCCAACACGCATTTGGAACTCGAGACCTACTGA